A genomic segment from Halomonas sp. GD1P12 encodes:
- the rho gene encoding transcription termination factor Rho, whose translation MTRKTLGLKVKRQQEAKPADVVEDQFLDDPEKRFLNGVAIHPSPRIKLAAGSTERSVRAMDLITPIGMGQRGLIVAPPGSGKTTLLKHICQAVAEAHPAIKLYALLIDERPEEVTDFKRSVSAEVHASSSDESYTHHVQMADKLLATARRQAGEGHDVMIVIDSLTRLSRVHNAEQRGNGRTMSGGLDSRAMEIPRKLFGAARKIENGGSLTILATVLVETGSRMDQVIFEEFKGTGNMEIVLSRDVANQRIFPAIDIAKSSTRREELLIDARDIEKVRTLRRALTPLKPVEGAQKLYELLEKYPTNAELLDAFSPA comes from the coding sequence ATGACACGAAAAACACTAGGCTTGAAGGTCAAACGGCAGCAAGAGGCCAAACCCGCCGACGTCGTTGAAGATCAATTCCTGGATGATCCCGAAAAGCGCTTTCTGAATGGCGTCGCGATTCATCCATCCCCACGCATCAAGCTTGCAGCCGGTTCCACCGAGCGCAGCGTGCGGGCGATGGATTTGATCACACCCATCGGGATGGGCCAGCGTGGGTTGATCGTGGCACCCCCAGGCTCGGGCAAAACGACGCTGCTCAAACACATCTGCCAGGCCGTGGCCGAGGCGCACCCGGCGATCAAGCTGTACGCCTTGCTGATCGATGAGCGCCCGGAAGAAGTGACTGACTTCAAGCGCAGCGTGTCGGCAGAGGTCCATGCCTCCTCGTCAGATGAAAGCTACACCCACCACGTGCAAATGGCCGATAAGCTCTTGGCAACGGCGCGTAGGCAAGCCGGCGAAGGGCACGATGTGATGATCGTGATCGACTCATTAACGCGGCTTTCGCGTGTGCATAACGCCGAGCAGCGGGGCAATGGCCGCACCATGTCCGGCGGGCTGGATAGCCGGGCGATGGAAATACCGCGCAAGCTGTTTGGTGCGGCGCGAAAGATCGAAAACGGTGGGTCGCTCACCATTCTGGCCACCGTGCTGGTGGAGACGGGCAGCCGTATGGATCAGGTGATTTTCGAGGAGTTCAAGGGCACGGGCAATATGGAGATCGTGCTGTCACGCGACGTGGCCAATCAGCGGATCTTCCCGGCCATTGATATCGCCAAAAGCAGCACCCGCCGGGAAGAGCTTTTGATCGATGCCAGGGATATCGAAAAAGTACGCACACTGCGTCGCGCATTGACCCCGCTCAAACCCGTCGAAGGCGCGCAGAAGCTTTATGAGCTATTGGAGAAATACCCGACTAATGCCGAGCTGCTGGACGCGTTTTCACCCGCTTGA
- a CDS encoding DEAD/DEAH box helicase, with product MPFAKLGLSSPLVQAITELGYTTPTPIQEQAIPVILSGKDLVATAQTGTGKTAAFVLPLLERFSTAGELRGKRIRALILVPTRELAVQVEASVAQYARHLPLTSMAAYGGVDTAPQKERLIEGVDILVATPGRLLDLAHQRAVHFDELEAMVLDEADRMVDMGFVDDIHKILVRLPEKRQNLLFTATMTNEVRALASNFSNSKKTELAADISITPNVRAAASIEQWLITVDKDTKSALLSHLITENAWDQALIFVEKKHSAAKLVAQLEKRGIKADSIHGGRSQAMRETVLGQFKSGELKYLVATGVAARGLDIGELSRVVNYDLPFPAEEYIHRIGRTGRAGATGEAISLVDISDFKNLCAIEKRLNSLIERREVEGFPVKKAVPVSHLNHAKKAKR from the coding sequence ATGCCCTTTGCAAAACTCGGCTTATCCAGCCCTCTGGTTCAAGCGATTACCGAACTCGGCTACACAACGCCCACGCCCATCCAGGAACAAGCGATTCCTGTCATTCTCTCGGGCAAGGACCTGGTGGCCACCGCCCAGACCGGCACGGGCAAAACCGCGGCCTTTGTTCTGCCACTGCTCGAACGCTTCAGCACGGCGGGCGAGCTGCGCGGCAAACGCATTCGCGCGCTGATTCTGGTGCCGACCCGGGAGCTGGCCGTTCAGGTCGAGGCAAGTGTGGCGCAATACGCCAGGCATTTGCCCCTGACCTCCATGGCCGCGTACGGGGGCGTGGATACCGCGCCGCAAAAAGAGCGCCTGATCGAAGGGGTCGATATTCTCGTCGCCACGCCAGGCAGGCTGCTGGATTTAGCGCATCAGCGGGCGGTGCACTTCGATGAACTCGAAGCCATGGTGCTGGACGAAGCGGACAGAATGGTCGATATGGGCTTTGTCGATGACATTCACAAGATCCTCGTGCGCCTGCCGGAAAAGCGTCAGAACCTGCTGTTCACGGCCACCATGACCAACGAGGTTCGCGCGCTGGCATCAAACTTTTCCAACAGCAAGAAGACCGAGCTGGCGGCGGACATCTCCATTACCCCGAACGTGCGCGCCGCTGCCAGCATCGAGCAGTGGCTCATCACGGTCGATAAAGACACCAAGTCGGCGCTGTTGAGCCACTTGATCACCGAGAATGCGTGGGATCAGGCGCTGATTTTCGTCGAGAAGAAACATAGCGCCGCTAAGCTGGTCGCCCAGCTCGAAAAGCGCGGCATCAAAGCGGACTCCATCCACGGCGGCCGAAGCCAGGCGATGCGCGAAACGGTGTTGGGGCAATTCAAATCCGGTGAACTCAAGTATCTGGTCGCTACGGGGGTTGCCGCGCGGGGGCTGGATATTGGCGAGCTGAGCCGCGTGGTGAACTACGATTTACCCTTTCCGGCGGAAGAGTACATTCACCGTATTGGCCGAACCGGCCGTGCGGGGGCCACGGGTGAAGCCATCTCCCTGGTCGATATCAGCGACTTCAAGAACCTTTGCGCCATTGAAAAGCGGCTGAACAGTCTCATCGAGCGCCGGGAAGTTGAAGGCTTCCCGGTCAAGAAAGCGGTGCCCGTTTCACACCTGAACCATGCAAAAAAAGCCAAGCGCTAG